In Candidatus Eisenbacteria bacterium, one DNA window encodes the following:
- a CDS encoding isoamylase early set domain-containing protein, whose translation MVRIDPTGRVLFRFSEPARGPVYLVGDFNNWNERSHPMIRRNDGSWHLALPLAPGKYAYKFLCRDGWYNDPEADDYELNAWGSCDSAVQIGPETGGGPRPADHHAAA comes from the coding sequence ATGGTGCGGATCGACCCGACGGGCCGTGTGCTGTTTCGGTTCTCCGAACCTGCTCGGGGCCCCGTGTATCTCGTGGGAGATTTCAACAACTGGAACGAACGCTCGCACCCGATGATCCGCCGAAACGACGGATCGTGGCATCTCGCCTTGCCGCTTGCTCCTGGGAAGTACGCGTACAAGTTCCTCTGCCGGGACGGCTGGTACAACGATCCGGAGGCGGACGACTACGAGCTGAACGCCTGGGGAAGCTGCGACTCCGCGGTCCAGATCGGTCCGGAGACCGGCGGGGGACCGAGGCCAGCCGACCACCACGCGGCGGCGTGA
- a CDS encoding response regulator has translation MGLRKKILVVEDDQGLRQTFLALFRRSPHACIAVPIREGIARVRRGERPDLIIADLWGNPAGCERLLSRLRLAGGKILCLSCRECPHGGRPPCAGDTILPDAVPRKDGLLATVERLLL, from the coding sequence GTGGGGCTCAGGAAGAAGATCCTCGTCGTCGAGGACGACCAGGGTCTCCGCCAGACGTTTCTGGCTCTCTTCCGCCGCAGCCCGCATGCGTGCATCGCGGTCCCGATCCGCGAGGGAATCGCGCGCGTCCGGCGCGGTGAGCGCCCCGACCTCATCATCGCCGACCTCTGGGGAAACCCTGCGGGTTGCGAGCGCCTTCTCTCCCGCCTTCGCCTTGCGGGAGGCAAGATCCTCTGCCTCTCGTGCCGCGAATGTCCCCACGGCGGACGTCCTCCGTGCGCGGGCGACACGATCCTTCCGGACGCGGTGCCGCGCAAGGATGGGCTTCTCGCGACCGTCGAGCGCCTTCTTCTCTGA
- a CDS encoding 2-oxoacid:acceptor oxidoreductase family protein, giving the protein MDMVVKEKAKSILDQYKYKPGPDKESTHYCPGCGHGNVHKMIGEAVDELGVADRAVLMSPVGCSVFAYYYFNMGHIQVAHGRAPAAATGVKRAQPHTIVMSYQGDGDLAAIGGNNILQAANRGENMTVFFINNAIYGMTGGQMAPTTLLGQRTSTTPRGRTRANEGFPIRVCELLASLEAPVYLERVALIDPKTTAKARKAIKKAIQMQVEGRGFSLVEILSPCPTGWKLSPPDSREWITKNMLPVFPLGVYRDRSKEELPPVEEPKLETVAEALGIQTGEAATIPKPSAPLRETVRMKVAGFGGQGILFLGEVLAEAGMQAGHRVTWLPSYGPEMRGGTANCHVVISSERIGSPTVSLPNVLVAMNRPSYERFVNDVIDNGMLLYDSSLIEGVPVPERLRSYAIPATQIADSIGNTRVANVVMLGAYLGITGIFDREQALNALRLHIRRTQLLDLNEKALDAGMKAASPKK; this is encoded by the coding sequence ATGGACATGGTGGTGAAGGAGAAGGCGAAGAGCATTCTCGACCAGTACAAGTACAAGCCGGGCCCGGACAAAGAATCGACCCACTACTGCCCGGGGTGCGGGCATGGGAACGTTCACAAGATGATCGGCGAGGCGGTGGACGAGCTCGGGGTTGCGGACCGCGCGGTGTTGATGAGCCCGGTCGGATGCAGCGTGTTCGCGTACTACTACTTCAACATGGGGCACATTCAGGTCGCCCACGGGCGCGCGCCCGCGGCTGCGACCGGTGTGAAGCGCGCGCAGCCGCACACGATCGTGATGAGCTACCAGGGAGACGGGGACCTCGCCGCGATCGGCGGGAACAATATTCTCCAGGCGGCGAACCGCGGGGAGAACATGACCGTCTTCTTCATCAACAACGCGATCTACGGGATGACCGGAGGCCAGATGGCGCCGACCACGCTGCTCGGCCAGAGGACCTCGACCACGCCGCGCGGTCGGACCCGCGCGAACGAGGGGTTCCCGATCCGCGTGTGCGAGCTTCTTGCCTCGCTCGAGGCGCCCGTCTATCTCGAGCGGGTCGCGCTCATCGACCCGAAGACGACCGCGAAGGCCCGCAAGGCGATCAAGAAGGCGATCCAGATGCAGGTGGAAGGGCGCGGTTTCTCGCTGGTTGAGATCCTCTCTCCCTGTCCGACCGGATGGAAGCTCTCGCCGCCCGATTCGAGGGAGTGGATCACAAAGAACATGCTTCCGGTGTTCCCTCTCGGTGTCTATCGCGATCGGAGCAAGGAAGAGCTCCCTCCCGTGGAGGAGCCGAAGCTCGAGACGGTCGCCGAGGCCCTCGGAATCCAGACCGGCGAAGCGGCGACGATCCCGAAGCCCTCCGCGCCCCTCCGCGAGACGGTGCGCATGAAGGTGGCCGGCTTCGGCGGACAGGGAATCCTCTTCCTCGGCGAGGTGCTCGCCGAAGCGGGGATGCAGGCGGGCCACCGAGTCACATGGCTCCCCTCGTACGGGCCGGAGATGCGCGGGGGAACGGCCAACTGCCACGTGGTGATCTCGTCGGAACGGATCGGGAGCCCGACGGTTTCGCTCCCGAACGTGCTCGTCGCGATGAACCGCCCCTCGTACGAGAGGTTCGTCAACGACGTCATCGACAACGGGATGCTCCTCTACGACTCCTCGCTGATCGAGGGGGTGCCGGTGCCGGAGAGGCTCCGCAGCTACGCGATCCCCGCAACCCAGATCGCCGACTCGATCGGGAACACGCGCGTCGCGAACGTCGTGATGCTCGGCGCCTATCTCGGGATCACGGGAATCTTCGATCGTGAACAGGCGCTGAATGCCCTCCGTTTGCATATTCGGAGGACCCAGCTTCTCGATCTGAACGAAAAGGCGCTCGACGCCGGCATGAAGGCCGCGTCGCCGAAGAAGTAG
- a CDS encoding 3-methyl-2-oxobutanoate dehydrogenase subunit VorB, translated as MARKLMKGNKAVIMGAILADCRAYFGYPITPASEIAETAALYFPPLGRTFLQAESEVAAINMVYGAAATGVRAMTASSGPGISLKQEGISYSAGAELPIVVVDIVRGGPGLGNIAPEQGDYFQVVKGGGHGNYRNIVLSPNCAQEMCDLTILAFELADKYRNPAVILADGYIGQMMEPVDLSIREIWKPEKPWAVDGTSRTQGNLVSSIHLSAEELEVHVEHLFKKYQTVQANEVRYEEYRTEDADVILIGYGVVSRIVLSAVDAARKKGVRVGMIRPITLWPFPTDIIRKRAESVEEFIVAELSTGQLIEDVRLAVEGRKPVRLFRRTGGMVPSAEEIVSILEVREGVA; from the coding sequence ATGGCGCGGAAACTCATGAAAGGGAACAAGGCGGTGATCATGGGCGCGATCCTCGCCGACTGCCGCGCGTACTTCGGCTACCCGATCACACCGGCAAGCGAGATCGCGGAGACCGCGGCCCTGTACTTCCCTCCGCTCGGGCGCACTTTCCTCCAGGCGGAAAGCGAGGTCGCCGCGATCAACATGGTCTACGGCGCCGCGGCGACCGGAGTGCGCGCGATGACCGCCTCCTCCGGGCCCGGAATCAGCTTGAAGCAGGAAGGAATCTCCTACTCCGCCGGCGCGGAGCTTCCGATCGTCGTGGTCGACATCGTGCGCGGGGGCCCGGGGCTCGGGAACATCGCGCCCGAGCAAGGGGACTACTTCCAGGTCGTGAAGGGGGGAGGGCACGGGAACTACCGGAACATCGTCCTCTCGCCGAATTGCGCGCAGGAGATGTGCGATCTCACGATCCTCGCCTTTGAGTTGGCCGACAAGTACCGGAACCCGGCGGTCATCCTCGCGGACGGCTACATCGGGCAGATGATGGAGCCGGTCGACCTCTCGATCCGGGAGATCTGGAAGCCGGAGAAGCCCTGGGCGGTGGACGGGACGAGCCGAACGCAGGGGAACCTCGTCAGCTCGATCCACCTCTCGGCCGAGGAGCTCGAGGTCCACGTCGAGCATCTCTTCAAGAAGTACCAGACGGTTCAAGCGAACGAGGTGCGCTACGAGGAGTATCGGACCGAGGACGCCGACGTGATCCTGATCGGCTACGGCGTCGTCTCGCGGATCGTCCTCTCGGCGGTGGATGCGGCAAGAAAGAAGGGGGTCCGCGTCGGCATGATCCGGCCGATCACCCTCTGGCCGTTCCCGACCGACATCATCCGCAAGCGCGCGGAGAGCGTCGAGGAATTCATCGTCGCGGAGCTCTCCACGGGCCAGCTAATCGAGGATGTTCGGCTCGCCGTCGAGGGAAGAAAGCCGGTCCGCCTCTTCCGGAGAACCGGCGGAATGGTCCCGAGCGCGGAGGAAATCGTGAGCATCCTCGAGGTTCGGGAGGGGGTGGCGTAA
- a CDS encoding 4Fe-4S ferredoxin — MTTEAVKSTKGWIEISEDHCKGCFLCIDDCPQHDIEIAPHLNRMGYHPAKALNIRCTGCGICFYSCPEPRAIRVYKRGGPAKGES; from the coding sequence ATGACAACCGAAGCGGTCAAGAGCACGAAAGGGTGGATCGAGATCTCGGAGGATCACTGCAAGGGGTGCTTCCTCTGCATCGACGACTGCCCGCAGCACGACATCGAGATCGCTCCCCACCTGAATCGGATGGGCTATCACCCCGCGAAGGCGCTCAACATCCGGTGCACGGGGTGCGGAATCTGCTTCTATTCATGCCCCGAGCCGCGGGCGATTCGCGTCTACAAGCGCGGCGGCCCCGCCAAAGGAGAAAGCTGA
- a CDS encoding sigma-54-dependent Fis family transcriptional regulator — protein MSGEIQKASVLVIDDEAEIRQSFRRLLTREGLDVHTASDGKEAMAEIRKRRFRVALCDLRLPDIDGLELLKMLKIASPETEVLMITGYGTIDDAVRAMKDGAYDFIQKPVKKPLILKSIEKALERQALASENRELRERLQSMEKIPRPIGVSLAMKKVIEVAEQVAPSSASVLIEGESGTGKEVIANIVHFASHRKDFPFIKVNCAAIPETLLEAELFGHEKGAFTGAIAQRKGRFELADGGTLFLDEISETSPATQVKLLRVLQEGEFERVGGTETIRGDVRLIAATNANLEEAIRERRFRKDLYYRLNVVTIHIPPLRDRPEDIPLLAEHFIQVYNLRNGKSLEGLSQEALERFMKYAWPGNVRELENVIERAVVLGKGRLIQPDDLPPALVERQGSEHMIRIPFGMTMQEAEHKIIQETLRRTQGNKELAARLLGIASRTIYRKLENPPSPAPRPEE, from the coding sequence ATGAGCGGCGAGATCCAGAAAGCCTCGGTTCTCGTCATCGACGATGAGGCGGAAATCCGCCAGTCGTTCCGAAGGCTCCTCACGCGCGAGGGGCTCGACGTGCACACCGCCTCCGACGGCAAAGAGGCGATGGCCGAGATCCGCAAGCGCCGTTTCCGCGTCGCGCTCTGCGATCTTCGCCTCCCCGACATCGACGGCCTCGAGCTCCTCAAGATGCTGAAGATCGCGTCGCCCGAAACCGAAGTCCTCATGATCACCGGCTACGGGACGATCGACGACGCCGTGCGCGCGATGAAGGACGGCGCGTACGATTTCATTCAGAAACCGGTCAAGAAACCCCTCATCCTCAAATCGATCGAGAAGGCGCTCGAACGGCAAGCGCTCGCGAGCGAGAACCGGGAGCTTCGCGAGCGGCTCCAGAGCATGGAGAAGATCCCCCGCCCGATCGGCGTCTCGTTGGCGATGAAGAAGGTGATCGAGGTCGCGGAGCAGGTCGCGCCGAGCAGCGCCTCGGTCCTCATCGAGGGGGAGAGCGGAACCGGGAAGGAGGTGATCGCGAACATCGTCCACTTCGCGAGCCACCGGAAGGACTTCCCGTTCATCAAGGTGAACTGCGCGGCGATTCCCGAGACGCTCCTCGAGGCCGAGCTCTTCGGGCACGAGAAAGGCGCGTTCACCGGGGCGATCGCGCAGAGGAAGGGGCGCTTCGAGCTCGCCGACGGCGGCACGCTCTTCCTCGACGAGATCAGCGAGACCTCTCCGGCGACGCAGGTGAAGCTCCTTCGCGTCCTGCAAGAGGGGGAGTTCGAGCGGGTCGGGGGAACCGAGACGATCCGCGGCGACGTACGGCTGATCGCGGCGACCAACGCCAACCTGGAGGAGGCGATCCGCGAGAGGCGCTTCCGCAAGGATCTCTACTACCGATTGAACGTCGTGACGATCCACATCCCCCCGCTCCGCGACCGCCCGGAGGACATCCCTCTCCTCGCGGAGCATTTCATTCAGGTGTACAACCTGCGCAACGGTAAGTCGCTCGAGGGGCTGAGCCAAGAGGCTCTCGAGCGCTTCATGAAATACGCATGGCCGGGGAACGTCCGCGAGCTCGAGAACGTGATCGAGCGGGCGGTGGTTCTCGGGAAGGGCCGCTTGATCCAGCCGGACGATCTTCCTCCCGCGCTCGTGGAGAGACAGGGGAGCGAGCATATGATCCGCATCCCGTTCGGGATGACGATGCAGGAGGCGGAACACAAGATCATTCAGGAGACCCTGCGGCGCACGCAGGGGAACAAGGAGCTCGCCGCGCGCCTTCTCGGGATCGCGTCGCGCACGATCTACCGGAAGCTGGAGAACCCGCCGTCCCCCGCCCCACGGCCCGAGGAGTAG
- a CDS encoding acetyl-CoA carboxylase biotin carboxylase subunit — protein MLFRKVMVANRGEIAVRILRSLRELGIRSAAIFSDADREALHVAHADEAYRVGPGPSAESYLHIERVVGAAKKSGAEAIHPGYGFLSENPEFAAACEAEKIAFIGPGPEAMRIMGNKVAARRRMVERGVPVIPGAGTPLRDAKDAREQGRAIGFPVLLKAAAGGGGKGMRIVREEAAIESALERTRSEAEKAFGDGTIFLEKYIESPRHIEVQILADRHGNVLHLGERECSVQRRFQKVIEESPSPVVDEKLRQALGRKAVEAARAVGYLSAGTVEFVMGKDRAFYFLEMNTRLQVEHPITEAVTGIDLVREQVRIAAGETLARAQESIVFRGHAIEFRIYAEDPAHGFLPSAGKIRRLNNPSGPGIRNDSGIYAGYEVPILYDPLLAKLVVWAEDRPHCIARARRALGEYAIKGIRHNIPFHLWALKHERFRSGDYDTHFIDETFHPEMLQPKEWARDVARIAAAIRAHLDRDRIVVEEGPARGPWKWVARREGLRGDS, from the coding sequence ATGCTCTTTCGGAAGGTGATGGTCGCGAACCGAGGCGAGATCGCCGTCCGAATCCTCCGATCCCTTCGCGAGCTCGGCATCCGCTCCGCGGCGATCTTCTCCGACGCGGACCGCGAGGCGCTCCACGTGGCGCACGCCGACGAGGCGTACCGCGTCGGGCCCGGTCCCTCCGCCGAGAGCTACTTGCACATCGAGCGGGTCGTCGGCGCCGCCAAGAAGTCGGGCGCCGAGGCGATCCATCCGGGCTACGGCTTCCTCTCGGAGAACCCGGAGTTCGCCGCCGCGTGCGAGGCGGAGAAGATCGCGTTCATCGGGCCGGGTCCGGAGGCGATGCGGATCATGGGGAACAAGGTCGCGGCGCGCCGGCGGATGGTCGAGCGCGGCGTGCCGGTCATCCCGGGGGCGGGAACGCCGCTTCGCGACGCGAAGGATGCGCGCGAACAGGGACGCGCGATCGGGTTCCCCGTCCTCCTCAAGGCGGCGGCGGGGGGAGGGGGGAAGGGGATGCGGATCGTGAGGGAGGAGGCCGCGATCGAGAGCGCCCTCGAGAGAACCCGCTCCGAGGCGGAAAAGGCGTTCGGGGACGGCACGATCTTTCTCGAGAAGTACATCGAGAGCCCCCGCCACATCGAGGTGCAGATCCTCGCCGACCGGCACGGGAACGTTCTTCATCTCGGCGAGAGGGAGTGCTCGGTGCAACGCCGCTTCCAGAAGGTGATCGAGGAGTCGCCGAGCCCCGTCGTCGACGAGAAGCTCCGCCAGGCGCTCGGCCGCAAAGCGGTCGAGGCGGCGCGCGCGGTCGGCTATCTCAGCGCCGGGACGGTCGAGTTCGTCATGGGGAAGGACCGCGCGTTCTATTTTCTCGAGATGAACACGCGCCTCCAAGTCGAGCACCCGATCACCGAGGCGGTCACCGGAATCGATCTCGTCCGGGAGCAGGTGCGCATCGCCGCCGGCGAGACGCTTGCTCGCGCGCAGGAGAGCATCGTCTTTCGCGGGCACGCGATCGAGTTCCGGATCTACGCCGAGGATCCGGCGCACGGCTTTCTCCCCTCCGCGGGGAAGATCCGCCGGCTGAACAACCCCTCCGGCCCCGGCATCCGAAACGACAGCGGGATCTACGCGGGGTACGAGGTGCCGATCCTCTACGACCCGCTCCTCGCGAAGCTCGTCGTCTGGGCCGAGGACCGGCCCCACTGCATCGCGAGGGCTCGCCGCGCGCTCGGCGAGTACGCGATCAAGGGGATCCGGCACAACATCCCGTTCCATCTCTGGGCGCTGAAGCACGAGCGATTCCGCTCGGGCGACTACGACACGCACTTCATCGATGAAACGTTTCATCCCGAGATGTTGCAACCGAAAGAATGGGCGCGCGACGTGGCGCGCATCGCCGCGGCGATCCGCGCGCATCTCGACCGGGATCGGATCGTCGTGGAGGAGGGCCCGGCGCGCGGGCCGTGGAAGTGGGTCGCACGTCGCGAGGGGCTCCGCGGGGACTCGTGA
- a CDS encoding acyl-CoA carboxylase subunit beta, producing the protein MGEDGSSRRIRDLRARKEEAALGGGPERIEQIRASGRLTARERIGLLIDPGTFQETGVFVVHRSSDFGMEKRRVVGDGVIAGYGRVDGRFVYVFAQDFTVFGGTLSESNAEKICRLMDAALENGAPIIGLNDSGGARIQEGVQSLGGYAEIFLRNTLASGVVPQISAIMGPCAGGAVYSPAITDFTFMVDKTSYMFVTGPNVIRTVTNEEVSAEELGGARTHNETSGVAHFLSANDQECILGIRRLLGYLPQNNLEDPPRKETGDDPERRETSLDSVVPDNPKAPYDILAAVRPVVDGGEFFEVQAHYANNIVVGFARLNGRTVGVVANQPKVLAGVLDINSSIKGARFIRFCDAFNIPLLTFEDVPGFLPGTDQEYGGIIKHGAKLLYAYCEATVPKITVVTRKAYGGAYDVMSSKHIRGDYNVAWPTAELAVMGAEGAVNILYRKEIEKASPEEREALRRRFIDEYNEKFMNPYIAAGLGYLDDVIEPNETRPRVIRALESLQNKRQALPKKKHGNIPL; encoded by the coding sequence ATGGGCGAGGACGGATCGAGCCGGAGGATTCGGGACCTCCGCGCGCGCAAAGAGGAGGCCGCGCTCGGCGGCGGACCGGAGCGGATCGAGCAGATCCGGGCCTCCGGGCGGCTGACCGCCCGCGAGCGGATCGGCCTCCTGATCGACCCGGGCACGTTCCAGGAGACCGGCGTCTTCGTCGTCCACCGGTCTTCCGATTTCGGCATGGAGAAGAGGCGGGTCGTCGGCGACGGCGTGATCGCCGGCTACGGGCGCGTCGACGGGCGCTTCGTCTATGTCTTCGCGCAGGACTTCACCGTCTTCGGCGGCACGCTTTCCGAATCGAACGCGGAGAAGATCTGCCGCCTCATGGACGCCGCGCTCGAGAACGGCGCGCCGATCATCGGGCTGAACGACTCGGGGGGCGCGCGCATTCAGGAAGGCGTGCAGAGCCTCGGCGGCTACGCGGAGATCTTTCTTCGGAACACGCTCGCCTCCGGCGTCGTCCCGCAGATCTCGGCGATCATGGGTCCCTGCGCGGGGGGCGCGGTCTACTCCCCGGCGATCACCGACTTCACCTTCATGGTCGACAAGACGAGCTACATGTTCGTCACCGGACCGAACGTGATCCGCACGGTGACGAACGAGGAGGTGAGCGCCGAAGAACTCGGCGGCGCGCGCACCCACAACGAGACGAGCGGCGTCGCGCACTTCCTGTCGGCGAACGATCAGGAGTGCATCCTCGGGATCCGGCGCCTGCTCGGGTACCTTCCGCAGAACAACCTCGAGGATCCGCCCCGCAAGGAGACCGGAGACGACCCGGAAAGGAGGGAGACGAGCCTCGACTCCGTCGTCCCCGACAACCCGAAGGCGCCCTACGACATCCTCGCCGCCGTCCGCCCCGTCGTGGACGGCGGCGAGTTCTTCGAGGTTCAAGCGCACTACGCGAACAACATCGTCGTCGGTTTCGCCCGGCTGAACGGACGAACCGTCGGCGTCGTCGCGAACCAGCCGAAGGTCCTCGCGGGCGTTCTCGACATCAACTCCTCCATCAAGGGCGCCCGCTTCATCCGCTTCTGCGACGCGTTCAACATCCCCCTTCTCACCTTCGAGGACGTTCCGGGCTTTCTGCCGGGGACCGACCAGGAATACGGAGGGATCATCAAGCACGGGGCGAAGCTCCTCTACGCGTACTGCGAAGCGACCGTTCCGAAGATCACCGTGGTGACCCGGAAGGCGTACGGGGGCGCCTACGACGTCATGTCCTCGAAGCACATTCGCGGCGACTACAACGTCGCGTGGCCCACCGCGGAGCTCGCCGTGATGGGGGCGGAGGGGGCGGTGAACATTCTCTATCGCAAGGAAATCGAGAAGGCCTCTCCCGAGGAACGCGAAGCTCTCCGCCGCCGATTCATCGACGAGTACAACGAGAAGTTCATGAACCCGTACATCGCGGCCGGGCTCGGCTACCTCGACGACGTGATCGAGCCGAACGAGACCCGCCCGCGCGTGATCCGCGCGTTGGAGAGCCTGCAGAACAAACGCCAGGCCCTCCCGAAGAAGAAGCACGGCAACATTCCTCTCTAG
- a CDS encoding radical SAM protein produces the protein MIERIERGGFRAYLQPNLTAIERISIEIAKWDLEGRPVSAQLDERFYRRGISHAMMAKGKRERAGRLLGEEEKRAVLGRIRRLADEARAALLRGHNRAVETRDLEERLARIAEWDLSRLEEEEKRFSDVYRPIPILPPDRVLAFVVQLTEGCPWNRCSFCGLYPDRSFRARDPEELERHVRGALRLFGRSILLRRSIFLGDGDPFVLSDAKLLPRIDRVLEIVREESARGAALPSPGDLYAFARVRSLARRLSFGLDPFRARGFRRIYLGVETGDPELFRLLRKPGSLEELPGAVRALKESGIAAGLIFLVGVGGARFRETHREGTARLVSSLPLDANDILYLSPFRLVEGSTYAGWAAAEGIEAPARAEIAADAHLLAERIRAAGSPAKTAYYPLEHFVY, from the coding sequence GTGATCGAGCGGATTGAGCGGGGCGGATTCCGAGCCTACCTTCAACCGAACCTCACCGCGATCGAGAGGATCTCGATCGAGATCGCCAAGTGGGATCTCGAGGGGAGGCCGGTCAGCGCGCAGCTCGACGAGCGCTTCTACCGGCGGGGCATCTCCCACGCGATGATGGCCAAGGGGAAGAGGGAACGGGCGGGCCGTCTTCTCGGGGAGGAGGAGAAGCGGGCCGTGCTCGGGCGCATCCGCCGGCTGGCGGACGAGGCGCGCGCCGCGCTTCTTCGGGGGCACAACCGCGCGGTCGAGACGCGCGATCTCGAGGAGCGCCTCGCGCGGATCGCCGAATGGGACCTCTCCCGCCTCGAAGAAGAGGAAAAGCGCTTCTCCGACGTCTACCGTCCCATCCCCATCCTCCCGCCCGACCGCGTGCTCGCCTTTGTCGTGCAGCTCACCGAAGGGTGCCCTTGGAATCGTTGTTCGTTCTGCGGGCTCTACCCGGACCGCTCCTTCCGCGCGAGAGATCCGGAGGAGCTCGAACGCCATGTCCGCGGCGCGCTTCGCCTCTTCGGCCGCTCGATCCTTCTCCGCCGGTCGATCTTCCTCGGCGACGGCGACCCCTTCGTTCTCTCCGACGCCAAGCTACTCCCGCGGATCGATCGGGTTCTCGAAATCGTGCGCGAGGAGAGCGCGCGCGGGGCGGCGCTTCCCTCGCCGGGGGATCTCTACGCCTTCGCGCGCGTCCGGTCGCTCGCGAGGCGGCTTAGTTTCGGCCTCGACCCCTTCCGCGCGCGCGGCTTTCGGAGGATCTACCTCGGCGTCGAGACCGGGGACCCGGAGCTCTTCCGGCTTCTCCGAAAACCGGGCTCGCTCGAGGAGCTTCCGGGCGCGGTCCGCGCGCTCAAGGAATCCGGAATCGCCGCCGGGCTCATCTTCCTCGTCGGCGTCGGCGGGGCTCGCTTCCGCGAGACGCATCGCGAGGGGACCGCTCGCCTCGTCTCCTCGCTTCCTCTCGACGCGAACGATATCCTTTACCTCTCGCCTTTCCGCCTCGTCGAGGGGAGCACGTACGCCGGGTGGGCCGCCGCCGAGGGGATCGAGGCCCCCGCCCGCGCCGAGATCGCCGCCGACGCCCATCTTCTCGCGGAGCGGATCCGCGCGGCCGGCTCTCCGGCGAAGACCGCTTACTACCCGCTCGAGCACTTCGTCTACTGA